The Thermoplasma acidophilum DSM 1728 genome includes a window with the following:
- a CDS encoding 50S ribosomal protein L15e, whose amino-acid sequence MSSSGLYQAVREEWKSLKKSEIYDLVKKRMIEWRHGPSIVRLEHPTRIDRARALGFKSKDGFIVVRSRVRRGGSNREKIMGGRRPRRMAYNKLTRKKSLKLIAEERAADKYPNMEVLNSYYVGEDGLYKYFEVILVDRSHPNIFNDPHISWISEPQNTGRVYRGLTSAGYKVRGLRTGRKGSSKSRPSIRSNGRLRR is encoded by the coding sequence ATGTCATCCAGTGGCTTATATCAGGCAGTTCGTGAAGAGTGGAAAAGCTTAAAGAAAAGCGAGATCTATGATCTAGTTAAGAAAAGGATGATAGAATGGAGGCATGGCCCTTCCATAGTTAGGCTTGAACATCCTACCCGCATAGACAGGGCAAGAGCTCTCGGTTTTAAGAGCAAGGACGGTTTCATAGTGGTGAGATCCCGCGTCAGGCGTGGAGGAAGCAACAGAGAGAAGATAATGGGCGGGAGGAGGCCAAGGAGAATGGCCTACAACAAGCTCACAAGGAAGAAGAGCCTAAAGTTAATAGCCGAGGAGAGAGCAGCGGATAAATATCCAAATATGGAGGTTCTAAATTCGTATTATGTTGGCGAAGACGGCCTCTACAAATACTTTGAAGTCATACTCGTAGACAGATCCCACCCGAATATATTCAACGATCCGCACATCTCATGGATATCTGAACCTCAGAATACCGGCAGAGTCTATAGAGGTCTAACATCTGCTGGTTATAAGGTCAGAGGCCTGAGAACCGGCAGGAAGGGTTCCAGCAAGAGCAGGCCATCAATAAGGTCAAACGGCAGGCTTAGAAGATAA